From Pontibacter actiniarum, a single genomic window includes:
- a CDS encoding EVE domain-containing protein: MQHWLVKSEPEAYSWARLVKEGRTMWDGVRNYQARNNMQQMQPGDLVLFYHSVSEKAIVGIAKVDKAAYPDPTAEEQGKWVVVDLVPFRDFKEPVTLEQIKQDERLQNIALLRQSRLSVMPLKPEEFDILLALGN; this comes from the coding sequence ATGCAACACTGGTTAGTAAAATCAGAACCTGAAGCATATTCCTGGGCAAGACTAGTAAAAGAAGGCCGCACCATGTGGGACGGCGTCCGGAACTATCAGGCCCGCAACAACATGCAGCAAATGCAGCCCGGCGACCTGGTGCTGTTCTACCACAGCGTATCCGAGAAGGCCATCGTGGGCATCGCCAAGGTTGACAAAGCCGCTTACCCAGACCCTACCGCCGAAGAGCAGGGCAAGTGGGTGGTGGTAGACCTGGTGCCCTTCCGTGATTTTAAGGAGCCTGTAACGCTGGAGCAGATAAAGCAGGATGAGCGCCTGCAGAACATCGCGCTGCTGCGCCAGTCGCGCCTTTCTGTGATGCCGCTAAAGCCAGAGGAGTTTGACATTCTGCTGGCTTTGGGCAACTAA
- a CDS encoding helix-hairpin-helix domain-containing protein — protein MENKKIIKQFKLAAELMELHDENPFKIRSYTNAVGALELVEEPLEQMAQAQLESIQGVGKGIAAKIVEINQNGSFAELDQMLEVTPNGVVEMLRIKGIGPKKVRNLWKELGAETVEELLEACEQDRVSKLKGFGAKTQENIKQALLFTQQNRGKLLYAEAEAMAEELLQRIKAVLPEAQVELVGEVRRRMEIVTALQFVLGSGAPVQAHQALQSMPELEEDEKNSGPFAWRGSHVNSGLPVEVKLVPAERFANEVLLHSAAPAHLAQPFTSSTNLLTVVREQNYASEADIYKSAGMAYIAPELREGTNELQLALENKLPTLLEVSDLKGSLHNHSTYSDGAHTLEQMATFLRDEGYTYLGISDHSKTASYAGGLREGDVLRQHKEIDELNKKLAPFKIFKGIESDILGDGSLDYEEDILKTFDFIVASIHSSLNMDEQKATTRLITAIENPYTTMLGHPTGRLLLRREGYPINHKMVIDACAANNVIIEINSNPWRLDLDWRYVQYALEKGVMLSINPDAHHTNGYADMKYGVLVGRKGGLTKAMTFNTKSAEEVEKYFRERKERIK, from the coding sequence TTGGAAAATAAGAAGATCATAAAACAGTTTAAGCTGGCAGCCGAGCTGATGGAGCTGCACGACGAGAACCCGTTCAAAATCCGCTCTTACACCAACGCAGTGGGGGCGCTGGAGCTGGTGGAGGAGCCGCTGGAGCAGATGGCGCAGGCGCAGCTGGAGAGCATCCAGGGCGTGGGCAAGGGCATCGCGGCTAAAATTGTGGAGATAAACCAGAACGGCTCTTTTGCCGAGCTGGACCAGATGCTGGAGGTTACTCCTAATGGTGTGGTGGAAATGCTGCGCATCAAAGGCATCGGGCCTAAAAAAGTACGCAACCTCTGGAAAGAGCTCGGCGCCGAAACGGTGGAGGAGTTGCTGGAGGCATGCGAGCAGGACAGGGTGAGCAAGCTGAAGGGCTTTGGTGCCAAAACGCAGGAGAACATAAAACAGGCGCTGCTCTTCACCCAGCAAAACCGCGGCAAACTACTCTACGCTGAGGCCGAAGCGATGGCAGAGGAGCTGCTGCAACGTATAAAAGCAGTGCTGCCGGAGGCACAGGTGGAGCTGGTTGGGGAAGTGCGTCGCCGGATGGAGATTGTGACAGCCCTCCAGTTTGTGCTTGGCTCCGGGGCTCCGGTGCAGGCGCACCAGGCGCTACAAAGTATGCCGGAGCTGGAGGAGGATGAGAAGAACTCCGGCCCGTTTGCCTGGCGCGGCTCCCACGTAAACAGCGGCTTGCCTGTGGAGGTGAAGCTGGTGCCAGCCGAGCGTTTTGCTAACGAGGTGCTGCTGCACTCTGCCGCTCCCGCGCACCTGGCGCAGCCTTTTACGAGCAGCACCAACCTGCTGACCGTTGTGCGCGAGCAGAACTATGCTTCCGAGGCAGACATTTACAAATCGGCGGGGATGGCCTACATTGCGCCCGAACTGCGCGAGGGTACCAACGAGCTGCAGCTGGCCCTGGAGAATAAACTGCCGACCCTGCTGGAGGTCAGTGACCTGAAGGGCAGCCTGCACAACCACAGCACTTACTCAGACGGGGCCCATACTTTAGAACAAATGGCGACCTTCCTGCGCGACGAAGGCTATACTTACCTCGGCATTTCCGACCATAGCAAAACAGCGTCTTACGCTGGAGGTTTGCGCGAGGGCGATGTGCTGCGCCAGCATAAGGAGATCGACGAATTGAACAAGAAGCTGGCCCCGTTCAAGATCTTTAAAGGCATTGAGTCGGATATTCTGGGCGACGGCTCGCTGGACTATGAGGAGGATATCCTGAAAACGTTCGACTTTATAGTGGCCAGTATCCACAGCAGCCTGAACATGGATGAGCAGAAAGCCACAACGCGCCTCATCACGGCTATCGAGAACCCGTACACCACCATGCTCGGCCACCCGACAGGTCGCCTGCTGCTGCGCCGCGAAGGCTACCCGATCAACCACAAAATGGTGATCGACGCCTGTGCCGCCAACAACGTCATCATCGAGATCAACTCCAACCCGTGGCGCCTGGACCTGGACTGGCGCTATGTGCAGTATGCGCTGGAGAAAGGCGTGATGCTAAGTATAAACCCCGACGCCCACCACACCAACGGCTATGCCGACATGAAGTATGGCGTGCTGGTAGGCAGAAAAGGCGGCCTGACCAAGGCGATGACCTTCAATACTAAATCTGCGGAGGAAGTAGAGAAGTACTTCAGAGAGCGCAAGGAGAGGATCAAGTAG
- a CDS encoding glycosyltransferase family 9 protein, translating to MPKILILRFSSIGDIVLTTPVIRCIKQQVPGAEVHYVTKKAFQSILANNPHVDEVHVLGDSLRELIRELKAENFDYVVDLHNNLRTRIIKARLGKPSRSFDKLNYEKWLMVNFKRNRLPDVHIVQRYLAAAAALGVKDDGQGLDYFIPAPDEVDVQMLPEDFQNGYVAFAIGAQHYTKRLPTERIIELCGRLQQPIILLGGKEDAATGEEIAAHFEPGATNKGQPVPIFNACGKYNLNGSASLVRQARQVVSHDTGLMHIAAAFQKEIISVWGNTIPEFGMYPFRTRYQVLEVHGLSCRPCSKIGYKKCPKGHFKCMRDIPFDNLEIADAQV from the coding sequence ATGCCAAAAATTCTCATACTCCGTTTTTCATCCATTGGTGATATCGTGCTGACGACGCCGGTTATCCGCTGCATCAAGCAACAGGTGCCGGGGGCGGAGGTGCACTACGTTACCAAAAAAGCTTTCCAAAGTATACTTGCCAACAACCCGCACGTGGACGAGGTGCATGTGCTGGGCGATAGCCTGCGGGAGTTGATACGGGAGCTGAAAGCCGAGAACTTCGACTACGTGGTAGACCTGCACAACAACCTGCGCACACGCATTATTAAGGCAAGGCTGGGCAAGCCGAGCCGCAGCTTCGATAAGCTGAACTATGAGAAGTGGCTGATGGTGAACTTTAAGCGCAACCGCCTGCCTGATGTGCATATTGTACAGCGCTACTTAGCAGCCGCCGCAGCCCTGGGTGTAAAAGACGATGGGCAGGGGCTGGATTACTTTATACCTGCCCCAGATGAGGTGGATGTGCAGATGTTGCCGGAGGACTTTCAGAACGGCTACGTGGCCTTTGCCATCGGGGCGCAGCACTATACCAAACGCCTGCCCACCGAGCGCATCATTGAGCTTTGCGGGCGCCTGCAGCAACCGATTATACTTTTGGGAGGCAAAGAGGACGCCGCCACGGGAGAAGAGATTGCCGCGCACTTTGAACCCGGGGCCACGAATAAAGGGCAGCCAGTGCCTATCTTTAATGCCTGCGGTAAGTATAACCTGAATGGCTCAGCCTCGTTAGTGCGGCAGGCAAGGCAGGTGGTGAGCCACGACACCGGCTTGATGCACATTGCGGCTGCTTTCCAAAAGGAGATCATCAGCGTGTGGGGGAATACCATTCCGGAGTTCGGCATGTATCCCTTCCGGACCAGGTACCAGGTGTTGGAGGTGCACGGCCTCAGTTGCCGCCCATGCTCGAAGATAGGCTACAAGAAATGCCCGAAAGGGCACTTTAAGTGCATGCGCGATATACCATTTGATAACTTAGAAATAGCAGATGCCCAAGTATAA
- the serS gene encoding serine--tRNA ligase — protein MLQLTVLREQTEQVVAGLNKKNYKNAAAEVAALLELDQQRRQIQNEHDSLQSRANSISKEIGMLMKNGEREKAEAAKAETSELKQQTKALAEQLSSVEEEIQKALYKLPNLPHESVPFGKSAEDNEVVLEHGQIPTLHQGAQPHWELIQKYDIIDFELGNKVTGAGFPFYKKQGARLQRALINFFLDEAMKAGYVEVQPPIMVNEASGYGTGQLPDKDGQMYHATADNLYLIPTAEVPITNMYRDEIVPVEQLPIKNTGHTPCFRREAGSWGADVRGLNRLHQFDKVEIVQVTLPEKSYEALEDMSSYIQGLLQKLELPYRVLRLCGGDMGFTSALTYDMEVYSAAQGRWLEVSSASNFETYQANRLKLRYKNESGKTQLLHTLNGSALALPRIVAAILENNQTPDGINMPKVLHPYLGFEKIS, from the coding sequence ATGCTACAGCTAACAGTTTTAAGAGAGCAGACCGAGCAGGTTGTTGCCGGTTTGAACAAGAAAAACTACAAAAACGCGGCCGCTGAAGTAGCCGCTCTGCTGGAGCTCGACCAGCAGCGACGTCAGATCCAGAACGAGCATGACTCCCTCCAGAGCCGTGCCAACTCCATATCCAAAGAAATTGGTATGCTGATGAAGAACGGGGAGCGCGAAAAAGCCGAGGCCGCCAAAGCCGAGACCTCCGAACTCAAGCAACAGACCAAAGCCTTAGCCGAACAACTCTCCTCGGTAGAAGAGGAGATTCAGAAAGCCCTGTACAAACTCCCTAACCTGCCGCACGAGAGCGTGCCCTTTGGCAAAAGCGCCGAAGACAACGAGGTAGTGCTCGAGCACGGGCAAATCCCCACCTTGCACCAAGGCGCTCAGCCACACTGGGAGCTTATTCAGAAGTACGATATTATCGACTTTGAGTTGGGGAACAAAGTAACGGGCGCAGGCTTTCCGTTTTACAAGAAACAGGGAGCCCGTTTGCAGCGTGCGCTTATCAACTTCTTCCTCGACGAAGCCATGAAAGCCGGCTATGTGGAGGTGCAGCCGCCGATTATGGTAAACGAGGCCTCCGGCTACGGCACCGGCCAGTTGCCGGATAAAGACGGCCAGATGTACCATGCCACGGCAGACAACCTGTACCTGATCCCGACAGCGGAGGTTCCTATCACGAACATGTACCGCGATGAGATCGTTCCGGTGGAGCAGCTGCCGATCAAAAACACCGGCCACACGCCTTGCTTCCGCCGCGAGGCCGGATCGTGGGGTGCCGATGTGCGCGGCCTGAACCGTTTGCACCAGTTCGACAAAGTGGAGATTGTGCAGGTAACGCTTCCGGAGAAGTCTTACGAGGCGCTGGAGGACATGAGCAGCTACATACAGGGCCTGCTGCAGAAACTGGAGCTGCCTTACCGCGTGCTGCGCCTTTGCGGCGGCGACATGGGCTTCACCTCTGCCCTCACCTATGACATGGAGGTGTACTCTGCCGCCCAGGGCCGCTGGCTGGAGGTAAGCTCTGCCTCTAACTTTGAAACGTACCAGGCCAACCGCCTGAAGCTCCGCTACAAGAACGAGTCCGGTAAAACGCAGCTGCTGCACACGCTGAACGGCAGTGCCCTGGCCCTGCCGCGCATTGTAGCCGCCATCCTGGAGAACAACCAAACGCCAGACGGCATTAACATGCCAAAGGTGCTGCACCCATACTTAGGGTTCGAGAAGATATCTTAG
- the rho gene encoding transcription termination factor Rho: protein MYNIEELKDRLLSELKEIAEQLGVKNFKKLSKQDLIYKILDQQAVTPPENISKKSNYTSQNASADTAETTESAVAVEEAAPEAAAKPEKRARIQATPRREERDQTAVPAESPVKDHGAQNHRERTRRDSRSESKDENRSEARESRGNDNRGERESRQDNNRGNDSREARNDNRGNDNRGNDNRESRSNDRSDNTRRSNQQNAANANNFKEFDGIILNEGVLELMQDGYGFLRSTHYNYLASPDDIYVSPSQIKLFGLKTGDTVKGQIRPPKEGEKYFALLKVETVNGRTTEEIRDRIPFQHLTPLFPEERLKLTTRPSQMSTRILDLFAPIGKGQRGMIVAQPKTGKTVLLKEIANAISENHPEVYLMILLIDERPEEVTDMARSVKAEVIASTFDETAERHVKVSSIVLDKAKRMVECGHDVVILLDSITRLARAYNTVVPSSGKILSGGVDANALHKPKRFFGAARNVENGGSLTIIATALIDTGSKMDEVIFEEFKGTGNMELQLDRKLANRRVYPAIDVPASGTRREDLLMDRDELNRIWILRKFMSDMNSIEAMEFLKDRMKGTKSNEEFLISMNG, encoded by the coding sequence ATGTACAATATTGAAGAATTGAAAGATAGGCTTCTTTCAGAACTCAAAGAAATTGCTGAACAACTGGGCGTTAAGAACTTTAAGAAGCTTAGCAAGCAAGACCTCATCTACAAGATTCTGGACCAGCAAGCTGTTACCCCTCCTGAGAATATATCTAAAAAATCCAACTATACCTCTCAAAACGCTTCCGCTGACACTGCTGAAACAACCGAAAGTGCAGTTGCAGTAGAAGAGGCAGCCCCCGAAGCCGCCGCAAAGCCTGAAAAGCGCGCCCGTATCCAGGCCACCCCGCGCCGCGAAGAAAGAGACCAAACCGCAGTACCTGCAGAGTCTCCGGTAAAGGACCATGGGGCTCAAAACCACCGCGAGCGCACACGCCGCGACAGCCGCAGCGAGAGCAAGGACGAAAACCGCAGCGAAGCCAGAGAGAGCCGCGGCAACGATAACAGAGGGGAGAGAGAAAGCCGCCAGGATAATAACCGTGGCAACGACAGCAGAGAGGCCCGCAACGACAACCGCGGCAACGATAACCGCGGCAACGACAACAGAGAGAGCCGCAGCAACGACCGCAGCGATAACACGCGCCGTAGTAATCAGCAGAATGCGGCCAACGCGAACAACTTCAAAGAATTTGATGGCATTATCCTGAACGAGGGTGTGCTGGAGCTAATGCAGGATGGGTATGGTTTCCTCCGCTCCACGCACTACAACTACCTTGCTTCGCCAGACGATATCTACGTTTCTCCATCCCAGATAAAGCTTTTCGGGCTCAAGACAGGGGATACGGTCAAAGGCCAGATCCGCCCGCCCAAAGAAGGAGAGAAATATTTTGCACTGCTTAAAGTAGAAACAGTAAACGGACGTACTACCGAGGAGATCCGCGACCGTATTCCGTTCCAGCACCTGACGCCGCTCTTCCCGGAAGAACGCCTGAAACTGACCACCCGCCCAAGCCAAATGTCTACCCGTATCCTGGACCTGTTTGCCCCAATCGGTAAAGGCCAGCGTGGTATGATCGTGGCACAGCCAAAGACCGGTAAAACCGTGTTGCTGAAGGAGATTGCGAACGCCATCTCTGAAAACCACCCGGAGGTGTACCTGATGATCCTGTTGATCGACGAGCGCCCGGAAGAGGTAACAGACATGGCCCGCAGCGTAAAGGCAGAGGTAATTGCCTCTACCTTCGATGAGACGGCAGAGCGCCACGTTAAAGTATCCAGCATTGTACTGGACAAAGCCAAGCGCATGGTAGAGTGTGGCCACGATGTCGTAATCCTGCTGGATTCCATCACACGTCTGGCACGTGCCTATAACACCGTAGTTCCTTCGTCTGGCAAGATTCTGTCGGGTGGTGTGGATGCCAACGCCCTGCACAAGCCGAAGCGTTTCTTCGGTGCGGCCCGTAACGTAGAGAACGGCGGCTCCCTGACGATCATCGCAACTGCCCTGATCGATACAGGCTCTAAGATGGATGAGGTGATCTTCGAAGAGTTTAAAGGTACCGGTAACATGGAGCTTCAGCTGGACCGCAAACTGGCCAACAGACGCGTTTACCCTGCTATCGACGTACCTGCTTCTGGTACTCGCCGCGAGGACCTGCTGATGGACAGAGATGAGCTGAACCGTATTTGGATCCTGCGCAAGTTCATGTCCGACATGAACTCAATCGAAGCCATGGAGTTCCTGAAAGACAGAATGAAGGGCACCAAGAGCAACGAAGAGTTCCTGATCTCGATGAATGGGTAA
- a CDS encoding UbiA family prenyltransferase, whose amino-acid sequence MKHTKQYSSALTLMRIPFSVYLMPVFWFALSTLQQVDVWRAAMVFLILHVFVYPASNGYNSYYDRDEGSIGGLKNPPRVNRQLMHLVLLFDVCAVLLGLLLSPLFACLVALYLLISKAYSYEGIRLKKHPVASTFVVTFFQGAFTYAMVQVGVGLSLPQVLKTPNVWFALVSTLFLCGSYPLTQIYQHEEDSRRGDRTLSLLLGIKGTYLFAALSLLAGAALLLWLYFAMNQMRSIFIFLTCTAPILYFFTGWVLRAQHDLRVVNYENTMRMNKISSLCISAAFVAIMLAN is encoded by the coding sequence TTGAAGCACACAAAACAATACAGCAGCGCGCTTACCCTGATGCGCATCCCGTTTTCGGTATACCTGATGCCGGTTTTCTGGTTTGCGCTCAGCACCCTGCAGCAGGTGGACGTTTGGCGGGCGGCCATGGTGTTTCTTATACTTCATGTGTTTGTTTACCCGGCTAGCAACGGGTACAACTCCTACTACGACCGCGACGAAGGCAGCATCGGCGGGCTCAAGAACCCGCCCAGGGTAAACCGGCAACTCATGCACCTGGTCCTGCTCTTCGATGTATGCGCTGTGCTGCTCGGGCTGCTGCTTTCGCCGCTGTTCGCCTGCCTGGTGGCCCTGTACCTGCTCATCTCCAAGGCCTACAGCTACGAGGGCATCCGGCTGAAGAAGCACCCTGTCGCCAGCACATTTGTCGTCACTTTCTTCCAAGGGGCGTTTACCTATGCCATGGTGCAGGTAGGCGTAGGGCTGTCACTGCCCCAGGTGCTCAAAACGCCAAACGTGTGGTTTGCGCTCGTAAGCACGCTTTTCCTGTGTGGCTCCTATCCCCTTACACAGATTTACCAGCATGAAGAAGACAGCCGCCGCGGCGACCGTACCCTGAGCTTGCTTTTGGGCATAAAGGGCACTTACCTCTTTGCCGCCCTCAGCTTACTGGCCGGGGCCGCTTTGCTGCTGTGGTTATACTTTGCCATGAACCAAATGCGCAGCATCTTCATCTTCCTGACGTGCACGGCGCCAATTTTATACTTTTTTACGGGCTGGGTGCTGCGCGCGCAGCACGACCTGCGTGTGGTAAACTATGAAAACACCATGCGGATGAACAAGATATCCTCTCTCTGCATCAGTGCGGCTTTCGTGGCGATCATGCTGGCGAACTAA